A stretch of Chloracidobacterium validum DNA encodes these proteins:
- a CDS encoding SDR family oxidoreductase, whose translation MSKLLEGKVALVTGGSRGIGRGICEVFAREGCDIALNYHTNDAAAEETAAVIRAHGRRVVTYRASVANRPAMKQVVQAALADFERIDILINNAAVNRPDLFLTMSDKAWDEVMGVNLHGLFNVTKPVFKHMVRRRYGRILNIGSIGGIRTVPTSVHYATAKAAVVGFTKMLAREGAAFGVLVNAIAAGIFDTDLGHTLPERFREIYEMWCSVGRLGKPQELGELAAFLVSDRNAYMNGEVIILDGGTVT comes from the coding sequence ATGTCGAAACTGCTCGAAGGCAAGGTGGCACTCGTCACGGGCGGCTCCCGCGGCATCGGCCGCGGCATCTGTGAAGTGTTTGCCCGCGAAGGCTGCGACATTGCCCTGAACTATCACACCAACGATGCGGCGGCCGAAGAAACCGCCGCGGTCATCCGCGCTCACGGACGGCGGGTTGTGACCTACCGGGCCTCGGTCGCCAACCGCCCGGCGATGAAGCAGGTCGTCCAGGCTGCCCTGGCGGACTTCGAGCGCATTGACATTCTCATCAACAATGCCGCCGTGAATCGTCCCGACCTGTTTCTGACCATGAGCGACAAAGCCTGGGATGAAGTCATGGGGGTCAACCTGCATGGGTTGTTCAACGTCACCAAACCGGTGTTCAAGCACATGGTGCGCCGCCGGTACGGGCGCATTTTGAACATCGGCTCCATCGGCGGCATCCGCACCGTGCCGACCAGCGTTCACTACGCCACGGCCAAGGCGGCGGTGGTCGGTTTCACGAAAATGCTGGCCCGCGAGGGCGCGGCCTTCGGCGTGTTGGTCAACGCCATTGCCGCCGGCATCTTCGACACTGACTTGGGCCATACGTTGCCGGAACGTTTTCGGGAAATCTACGAGATGTGGTGTTCGGTGGGGCGGCTGGGCAAGCCCCAAGAGCTTGGCGAACTGGCGGCCTTTCTCGTTTCCGACCGCAATGCCTACATGAACGGCGAAGTCATCATTCTCGACGGTGGGACGGTCACGTGA
- the mutY gene encoding A/G-specific adenine glycosylase, translating into MTLEVARRHLLAWFDGHRRSLPWRATTDAYRLWVAETLAQQTQAARAAEYYLRFIARFPTVQALAAAELAEVLKHWEGLGYYRRAQRLHAAARHICAHGQGRLPRSAAEWRRLPGVGDYTAAAVASVAFGEAVPAIDGNVRRVLARYRAADIGASLARQSSVVQATAQALVDGARPGDINQALMELGALVCRPRAPKCAVCPLAVDCAARRQGVTTDYPLKPPRKARPIRPFACLLVMWQGRRLVVRRDETELLSGLWEFPTIPCRDGEDYQAAAARGLHALGLVGPPPVAGPVVTHDFTHFRQALQVFFVEVDAPGDLPQTATCWATPEMLAALPLTRLARRLADWTAPAAAPRRDLGS; encoded by the coding sequence GTGACGCTGGAGGTCGCGCGGCGGCACCTGCTGGCGTGGTTTGACGGCCACCGGCGCAGTCTGCCCTGGCGCGCGACGACGGATGCCTATCGGTTGTGGGTAGCCGAAACGCTGGCCCAGCAAACCCAGGCCGCGCGGGCGGCCGAGTATTACCTGCGGTTTATTGCGCGCTTTCCGACGGTTCAGGCGCTGGCGGCGGCGGAGCTTGCGGAGGTGCTCAAGCACTGGGAAGGCCTGGGGTATTACCGGCGCGCCCAACGGCTCCACGCGGCCGCCAGACACATCTGCGCCCACGGGCAGGGAAGGCTGCCACGGTCGGCGGCCGAGTGGCGACGGTTGCCGGGCGTCGGGGACTACACCGCGGCGGCCGTGGCTTCGGTGGCCTTCGGCGAAGCGGTCCCCGCGATTGACGGCAATGTGCGCCGGGTGCTGGCGCGATACCGCGCCGCGGACATTGGCGCCAGCCTTGCCCGGCAGTCATCGGTCGTTCAGGCCACGGCGCAGGCGCTGGTTGACGGCGCGCGTCCGGGCGACATCAACCAGGCGCTCATGGAGCTGGGCGCGCTGGTGTGTCGGCCGCGCGCGCCCAAGTGCGCCGTCTGCCCGCTGGCCGTGGATTGCGCGGCCCGACGCCAGGGTGTGACAACGGACTACCCGCTCAAACCGCCGCGCAAGGCGCGACCGATCCGCCCCTTCGCCTGTTTGCTCGTGATGTGGCAGGGGCGCCGCTTGGTCGTCCGGCGCGATGAGACGGAGCTGCTCAGTGGGCTGTGGGAGTTCCCCACCATCCCCTGCCGGGATGGCGAGGACTACCAGGCCGCGGCCGCCCGCGGACTGCATGCCCTGGGCTTGGTTGGGCCGCCGCCCGTGGCCGGCCCAGTGGTGACGCACGACTTCACCCACTTTCGCCAGGCGCTTCAGGTGTTTTTCGTCGAGGTGGACGCGCCCGGTGACCTGCCGCAGACGGCAACCTGCTGGGCGACGCCGGAGATGCTCGCCGCCCTGCCGTTGACCCGGCTCGCCCGGCGTTTGGCCGACTGGACGGCGCCGGCCGCGGCCCCACGTCGTGACCTCGGCTCATAA